The following coding sequences lie in one Serinus canaria isolate serCan28SL12 chromosome 12, serCan2020, whole genome shotgun sequence genomic window:
- the THOC7 gene encoding THO complex subunit 7 homolog isoform X1, protein MGAVTDDEVIRKRLLIDGDGAGDDRRINLLVKSFIKWCNSGSQEEGYSQYQRMLSTLSQCEFSMGKTLLVYDMNLREMENYEKIYKDIENSIAAAHEKISECKKQILQAKRIRKNRQEYDALAKVIQHHPDRHETLKQLEALGKELQNLSHIKENVEDKLELRRKQFHVLLSTIHELQQTLENDEKLSEAEESQETQMEAEAKQ, encoded by the exons ATGGGGGCCGTGACCGACG ATGAAGTTATCCGCAAGCGGCTGCTGATCGATGGCGATGGAGCTGGCGACGACAGGCGGATCAATTTGTTGGTGAAGAGTTTCATTAAGTGGTGTAATTCCGGATCTCAGGAGGAAGG ATACAGCCAGTACCAACGAATGCTGAGTACTTTATCACAGTGTGAATTTTCAATGGGAAAGACTCTTCTGGTGTATGACATGAACctgagagagatggaaaattatgaaaaaatctATAAGGATATAG aaaatagTATAGCTGCAGCCCATGAGAAGATCTCTGAATGCAAAAAACAAATCCTGCAAGCAAAAAGGATTCGAAAAAATCGCCAGG AATATGATGCATTGGCCAAAGTCATACAGCATCACCCAGACAGACATGAAACACTGAA GCAGCTAGAAGCTTTGGGAAAAGAGCTGCAAAATCTTTCTcacattaaagaaaatgttgaagATAAG TTGGAGCTGAGAAGGAAGCAGTTCCATGTTCTCCTGAGCACCATCCATGAACTTCAGCAAACCCTGGAGA ATGATGAAAAACTTTCAGAAGCTGAGGAATCACAAGAAACTCAGATGGAAGCAGAGGCCAAGCAGTAG
- the THOC7 gene encoding THO complex subunit 7 homolog isoform X2: MLSTLSQCEFSMGKTLLVYDMNLREMENYEKIYKDIENSIAAAHEKISECKKQILQAKRIRKNRQEYDALAKVIQHHPDRHETLKQLEALGKELQNLSHIKENVEDKLELRRKQFHVLLSTIHELQQTLENDEKLSEAEESQETQMEAEAKQ, encoded by the exons ATGCTGAGTACTTTATCACAGTGTGAATTTTCAATGGGAAAGACTCTTCTGGTGTATGACATGAACctgagagagatggaaaattatgaaaaaatctATAAGGATATAG aaaatagTATAGCTGCAGCCCATGAGAAGATCTCTGAATGCAAAAAACAAATCCTGCAAGCAAAAAGGATTCGAAAAAATCGCCAGG AATATGATGCATTGGCCAAAGTCATACAGCATCACCCAGACAGACATGAAACACTGAA GCAGCTAGAAGCTTTGGGAAAAGAGCTGCAAAATCTTTCTcacattaaagaaaatgttgaagATAAG TTGGAGCTGAGAAGGAAGCAGTTCCATGTTCTCCTGAGCACCATCCATGAACTTCAGCAAACCCTGGAGA ATGATGAAAAACTTTCAGAAGCTGAGGAATCACAAGAAACTCAGATGGAAGCAGAGGCCAAGCAGTAG